The following proteins come from a genomic window of Peptoniphilus equinus:
- a CDS encoding CD0519/CD1768 family membrane protein: MENNNVKFKKDISRETFIFLILFLGFFIAMGKVMGGTNMMKTMMATSFDLLINVCFYLLGVAVLAGGISGTFSEFGVIALINRGLSKVMGPIYDLPGASSLGMLNCFLSDNPAILTLAYDDNFRRYFKKYQLPALTNLGTAFGMGLIISTTMMSLPVENAVKAALVGVGGAVVGSIISVRIMMTHTKKYYGTEARVETTLGATIPAGHRAVRDGSVGTRFIQSLLEGGKVGVDMGMSIIPGVLLICTLVIMLTNGVGDAGIYNGSANQGVGILPILGEKISFITRPLFGFNSPDAIAVPLTALGSSGAAIGIVTNMASAGKVTGNDIAVFTAICMCWSGYLSTHIAMMDALNTKEMTGYAIISHTIGGIGAGMAAHLIWMFIG, from the coding sequence ATGGAGAACAATAACGTTAAATTTAAAAAAGATATCAGCAGAGAGACTTTTATATTTCTAATTTTATTTTTGGGCTTTTTTATCGCCATGGGCAAAGTGATGGGCGGCACTAATATGATGAAGACAATGATGGCCACATCATTTGATCTGTTGATCAATGTCTGTTTTTATCTGCTGGGTGTTGCGGTCCTTGCAGGCGGTATCTCCGGAACTTTTTCCGAGTTTGGGGTTATCGCACTTATCAACCGCGGGCTGTCCAAAGTCATGGGGCCTATTTATGATTTGCCGGGAGCATCATCTCTGGGTATGCTCAATTGCTTTTTATCAGATAACCCTGCAATTTTAACTTTGGCCTACGACGACAACTTCCGCCGTTATTTTAAAAAATATCAATTGCCGGCGTTGACCAACTTAGGTACAGCTTTTGGCATGGGTCTTATTATCTCAACGACCATGATGAGTCTTCCGGTAGAAAATGCTGTTAAAGCTGCTTTAGTTGGCGTTGGCGGTGCAGTTGTGGGAAGTATTATTTCCGTACGCATTATGATGACCCATACGAAAAAGTATTACGGTACCGAGGCCAGAGTGGAAACCACTTTGGGAGCAACGATACCGGCAGGTCATCGTGCCGTTCGGGACGGTTCTGTGGGAACACGGTTTATTCAATCCCTTCTTGAAGGCGGCAAGGTGGGTGTCGATATGGGTATGTCCATTATTCCTGGGGTGCTTCTCATCTGCACACTGGTTATTATGCTCACTAACGGCGTGGGGGATGCCGGTATATACAACGGATCGGCCAACCAAGGCGTAGGGATTCTTCCCATTCTAGGTGAGAAAATCAGCTTTATTACAAGGCCGCTGTTCGGATTCAATTCACCGGATGCCATCGCGGTACCTCTCACGGCACTCGGATCCAGCGGTGCGGCTATCGGCATTGTGACTAACATGGCGTCTGCCGGTAAGGTCACAGGCAATGACATTGCGGTATTTACTGCAATTTGTATGTGCTGGAGCGGATATCTGTCCACGCACATTGCCATGATGGATGCTCTCAATACTAAAGAGATGACCGGTTATGCCATCATTTCTCATACTATTGGCGGCATTGGTGCCGGTATGGCAGCTCATTTAATTTGGATGTTTATCGGTTAA
- a CDS encoding alanine/glycine:cation symporter family protein: MQAIIDFITTITNWAWSWPILIVLLVGGIIITVRTGFVQIRHFGFAMQQTFGKMFNSEVGGEGTVSPFQAASAALASSIGAANIVVAPSIIFTAGPGAIVWMWVAGIIGQATKFGEIVLGIKYREVNDDGEYVGGPAYTFKKGIGGTVGKVMGFLVAFFFMIEILPSITVQTISATGPLEQLGLSRVVASIIIAIIVALVVLGGIKRIGQVTEKLVPFMAALYLVFGLIILVMNIGELPNALSIIFKSAFQPQAIAGGSAGGLFLQMLKAGAARGCYSNEAGMGSAPYAHCTAVTDHPARQGLWGIFEVVADTIIVCTVSVLIVMVTGNYKNPELANIAVERAFNSAFGQIGTIVIAVSLFLFVLSTIIVIAFYTEKLGEYLFGTRFGKVMRYVSCFMAVLAGFVSFENAGVFLDFTLGLVVFTNMLGMILLSGEIKELTDEFFNDPKYYPGAKSKK; encoded by the coding sequence ATGCAAGCTATTATTGATTTTATAACCACTATAACCAACTGGGCCTGGAGTTGGCCTATTCTTATTGTTCTGCTCGTCGGCGGTATTATCATTACGGTGCGCACGGGGTTTGTACAAATTCGCCACTTTGGGTTTGCCATGCAACAAACTTTTGGGAAAATGTTCAATTCAGAGGTAGGCGGAGAAGGGACTGTCAGCCCGTTCCAAGCCGCATCTGCAGCTTTAGCTTCATCCATCGGAGCCGCTAATATCGTTGTTGCACCATCCATTATCTTTACCGCAGGTCCCGGCGCCATTGTCTGGATGTGGGTTGCCGGTATCATCGGTCAAGCCACTAAGTTTGGTGAAATCGTCCTGGGGATTAAGTATCGGGAAGTCAACGACGACGGCGAATATGTCGGCGGTCCTGCCTATACGTTTAAAAAGGGTATTGGCGGCACAGTCGGTAAAGTTATGGGCTTCTTAGTCGCATTTTTCTTCATGATTGAGATTTTACCGTCCATTACGGTTCAAACTATTTCCGCCACCGGTCCATTGGAGCAATTAGGTCTTTCACGTGTCGTCGCATCAATTATCATCGCTATTATCGTAGCTCTGGTAGTTTTAGGCGGAATTAAACGTATCGGCCAAGTTACTGAAAAATTGGTACCGTTCATGGCTGCACTTTATCTAGTGTTCGGTCTTATCATACTCGTTATGAATATCGGGGAACTGCCTAATGCACTTAGCATTATTTTCAAGAGTGCTTTCCAACCGCAAGCTATTGCCGGCGGTAGTGCCGGTGGGCTCTTCCTTCAAATGTTAAAAGCCGGTGCAGCTCGTGGATGCTATTCCAACGAAGCCGGTATGGGTTCAGCACCTTATGCACACTGTACAGCTGTTACTGACCACCCTGCACGCCAAGGTCTCTGGGGCATCTTTGAAGTTGTTGCCGATACCATTATCGTATGTACCGTATCCGTATTAATCGTTATGGTAACCGGAAACTACAAGAATCCTGAACTTGCAAACATCGCTGTAGAACGTGCTTTTAACTCTGCTTTTGGACAAATCGGTACCATTGTCATTGCAGTCAGCTTGTTCCTCTTCGTACTTTCAACTATTATTGTTATCGCATTCTACACTGAAAAGCTTGGCGAATATCTCTTCGGCACCCGCTTCGGTAAAGTTATGCGCTATGTATCTTGCTTTATGGCAGTACTTGCCGGATTTGTATCTTTTGAAAATGCCGGCGTATTTTTAGACTTCACCTTAGGCCTTGTGGTCTTTACGAACATGTTAGGTATGATTTTACTCAGTGGGGAAATTAAAGAATTGACAGATGAATTCTTCAATGATCCGAAATATTATCCCGGAGCAAAATCTAAGAAGTAA
- the argF gene encoding ornithine carbamoyltransferase — protein sequence MAKNFRGKNFLKLVDFSTEDIRHLLNLSKDFKQMKRAGVPHRYLEGKNIVLLFEKTSTRTRCSFEVAGYDLGMGVTYLDPNGSQMGHKESIADTARVLGRMFDGIEYRGFSQDIVEELAEYAGVPVWNGLTDEWHPTQMLADMLTVEEHFGHLKGLKFVFMGDARNNVANSLMVVCAKLGVNYVACGPKELAPAPELVEKCKAIAAENFCTITVTDDVEEGTKDADVLYTDIWVSMGEPKEIWEQRINLLKDYQINKKVMENANKEAIFLHCLPSFHDTKTKVGKDIAEKFGITEMEVTDEVFESKQSYVFDQAENRMHTIKAVVYATLC from the coding sequence ATGGCAAAAAATTTTAGAGGTAAGAACTTTTTAAAACTGGTTGATTTTTCAACTGAGGACATTCGTCACTTGTTGAATCTTTCCAAGGACTTCAAACAAATGAAACGTGCCGGTGTCCCTCACAGATATCTGGAAGGCAAAAACATTGTATTGTTGTTTGAAAAAACTTCAACTCGTACTCGCTGTTCTTTTGAAGTGGCCGGTTATGATTTAGGTATGGGTGTGACTTACTTAGATCCTAACGGTTCACAAATGGGCCATAAAGAATCCATCGCCGATACTGCACGTGTGTTGGGCAGAATGTTTGACGGTATTGAATACCGCGGGTTCTCTCAAGATATCGTTGAAGAATTGGCTGAATATGCCGGCGTACCTGTTTGGAACGGCCTTACTGACGAATGGCATCCAACACAAATGCTTGCCGACATGCTGACCGTTGAAGAGCATTTTGGTCATTTAAAAGGCTTGAAATTTGTATTCATGGGGGATGCCAGAAATAACGTTGCAAATTCCCTGATGGTTGTCTGTGCAAAACTTGGCGTGAACTATGTGGCTTGCGGTCCTAAGGAACTTGCTCCGGCTCCTGAACTGGTTGAAAAATGCAAGGCGATTGCGGCTGAAAACTTCTGTACCATCACTGTTACCGATGACGTTGAAGAAGGTACTAAAGACGCCGATGTACTTTATACCGATATCTGGGTATCCATGGGCGAACCGAAAGAAATTTGGGAACAACGTATCAATCTGTTGAAAGATTATCAAATCAACAAAAAAGTTATGGAAAATGCAAACAAAGAAGCAATCTTCTTACACTGCCTGCCATCTTTCCACGACACCAAGACCAAAGTCGGCAAAGACATTGCTGAAAAATTTGGCATCACTGAAATGGAAGTTACCGACGAAGTCTTTGAATCAAAACAATCTTACGTCTTTGATCAAGCAGAAAACAGAATGCACACCATTAAAGCTGTTGTTTATGCAACCCTCTGCTAG
- a CDS encoding helix-turn-helix transcriptional regulator, producing MNKKVNIQEPNNAIIDERRVAFLDIQTDVAPTKPLLHKEARFLFVTNGHAKIKIQNHLYTMKKGTLMALLPWQISEIVEVDEPVSYYLLVYKIDLVSTIIKQYLNINSETIEILDSLYASSAIEIPHGDMDSMNSYFVDMRNEIGIQPIDVDFERKEFSSIYLIAKITELIIYYLRHIRIQEDMDKPFQSEDIFKYMYLNSSSNLSLESLSHIFFMSESSISKYIKTVTGLGFYELLNEMRLSKAHFLLLHTNMTLETIATILNYSNPSQLSKAFSSEYGMGTKQFRLSYSQMESFTTIRYDERGAKIIEYIYDNYADDIDIADISKIFEVTPIYANKLLKYLVEKNFVNFLNFLRVNRACELLRTSDRSIADIAILVGYSSVKTFNRNFLKFYDLTPSEFRNLATDYN from the coding sequence ATGAACAAGAAAGTCAACATTCAAGAGCCGAACAACGCCATCATCGACGAACGCAGGGTGGCATTTCTTGATATACAAACTGATGTCGCCCCAACAAAGCCTCTCCTTCACAAGGAAGCTCGGTTTCTTTTTGTCACCAACGGTCACGCCAAAATTAAGATACAAAATCATCTCTATACGATGAAAAAAGGGACTTTGATGGCACTGCTGCCGTGGCAGATCTCTGAAATTGTAGAAGTTGACGAACCGGTATCTTACTATCTTTTGGTCTATAAAATTGATCTCGTTTCAACTATCATTAAACAATATCTAAATATCAACAGCGAGACCATCGAGATTTTAGACTCCCTCTATGCCAGCAGTGCCATTGAGATTCCCCATGGCGATATGGACTCCATGAATAGCTACTTTGTCGATATGCGAAATGAAATCGGGATTCAGCCTATTGATGTGGACTTCGAACGTAAAGAGTTCTCTTCCATTTATCTCATCGCAAAAATCACTGAGCTGATTATCTATTACCTCCGACATATTCGCATTCAGGAGGATATGGATAAGCCGTTTCAAAGTGAAGATATCTTCAAATATATGTATCTGAACTCATCGTCCAATCTCTCTTTGGAATCCCTCTCTCACATCTTTTTTATGAGCGAAAGTTCCATTTCCAAGTACATCAAAACGGTGACGGGATTGGGTTTTTATGAACTTTTAAATGAAATGCGTCTGTCAAAGGCACACTTTTTACTGCTACACACCAATATGACATTGGAGACCATCGCCACCATCTTAAATTACAGCAACCCCTCTCAACTCTCCAAGGCCTTTTCCTCGGAGTACGGCATGGGAACCAAACAGTTTCGTCTCTCCTACAGTCAGATGGAATCTTTCACCACGATTCGCTATGATGAACGCGGTGCTAAAATCATTGAATATATCTACGACAATTACGCTGACGACATTGATATTGCCGACATCTCCAAAATTTTTGAGGTCACGCCGATATATGCCAACAAACTATTAAAATATCTCGTCGAGAAAAACTTTGTGAACTTTTTAAACTTTCTTCGCGTGAACCGAGCCTGCGAGCTGCTTCGAACCTCCGATCGCTCCATTGCAGACATTGCCATATTGGTCGGCTACAGCTCGGTGAAGACCTTTAACCGCAACTTTTTGAAATTCTATGATTTGACCCCCAGTGAATTTCGAAATCTCGCCACGGACTACAACTGA
- the coaE gene encoding dephospho-CoA kinase (Dephospho-CoA kinase (CoaE) performs the final step in coenzyme A biosynthesis.) has protein sequence MKPSKVVITGSIATGKSAVSNYVREKGYHVIDADTISHELYEQPEIVQAVARHIAPHVVVGQVIDRKALSQYVFSHADKLDVLGRIMHGAIFKRIQDAMTEGVNFIDLPLYFELETKLNDYDFHADGVWLVYVPKDLQLQRLMARDGIDEAQALEKINTQLDIEIKRGKSDVIIDNSGTLAQTYAQVDHALLQLHNLYK, from the coding sequence ATGAAACCAAGTAAGGTGGTTATCACCGGGTCTATTGCCACAGGGAAGAGTGCCGTCTCCAACTATGTGCGGGAGAAAGGCTATCACGTTATCGATGCAGATACCATCAGCCATGAGCTCTATGAGCAGCCTGAAATTGTACAAGCTGTTGCGCGCCATATCGCGCCGCATGTGGTGGTAGGACAGGTCATCGACAGAAAGGCACTGTCTCAATATGTCTTTTCCCATGCTGACAAACTGGATGTGTTAGGTCGCATTATGCACGGAGCCATTTTTAAACGCATTCAGGATGCCATGACTGAGGGTGTAAATTTTATTGACTTACCGCTTTATTTTGAGCTGGAGACAAAACTTAACGACTATGATTTTCATGCCGATGGGGTGTGGCTTGTCTACGTTCCGAAGGATTTACAGCTACAACGTCTTATGGCAAGAGACGGTATTGATGAAGCACAGGCTTTGGAAAAAATTAATACGCAGCTGGACATTGAGATCAAGCGGGGGAAAAGTGATGTTATTATAGATAACAGCGGCACTTTGGCGCAAACTTATGCCCAGGTGGACCACGCACTATTGCAGTTGCATAATTTATACAAATAA
- the polA gene encoding DNA polymerase I — protein MGKILIIDGSSLFFRAFYALPLLKTKRGIYTNALYGFVQMLENAIDKIAPTHVVVCFDMKGKTFRSEIFKDYKGTRQKTPSELEQQFPLVREVLKRMNMPVLESPVYEADDIAGTLSKMAEDAGMQSILLTGDKDYFQLVSPKTQVLLTRKGITEMDVVDVAYLRDEYDLEPGQFIDLKALMGDASDNIPGVPGIGIKTGLKLIHEYTTLENLYDSLEGMKATKQKEKLVENKIQAFMSKKLGTIVRTVPLDVSLEDLQRQAYDYDTLADLYREYELTTLLHRLPEAYQKEEINAVSEDVLKVRDVQPDQLAAEIQRAGSFAFHFITDGKIYRGVTPLLLGVKVKDMAPTVLTFSETMLQTLKPVFEDGSIEKLGHGIKEDLLILMYYGVAIAGLVHDGEIAAYLLNATQSNYDIAHVAQQYLATTFKDEEELLGKGAKRKAFGDLADDELSDYLAFYLNACYQLYEVQHDKLEEQGMHELYNKVELPLAEVLASMELVGIHTDVAVLDAIGADLEAKIEALTTSIHKQAGETFNIGSPKQLGTVLFEKMGLPVMKKTKTGYSTSVEVLEKLVEADPIIADILAYRKFTKLKSTYVDGLRAIINPLTGRIHSNFNQTVAATGRISSQDPNLQNIPIKNEEGRLIRKAFLASDGCKLVDADYSQIELRVLAAITGDEHMIQAFNEGIDIHRKTASEVFKRPLDEVTSHERSQAKAVNFGIVYGISDYGLSQNLNIPRKVAKEYIDNYLDNFKGIKAYMTDEVAEAKKRGYVETILHRRRYIPELSAKNFNIRQFGERVAINMPIQGSAADIIKIAMVKVYARLKKQQMKSRLILQIHDELVVDAAADEVEAVKTLMHELMEHAVDMDVELLIDMNVGDNLYETK, from the coding sequence ATGGGAAAAATTCTGATAATAGATGGTTCGTCCTTATTCTTTCGTGCTTTTTATGCGTTGCCGCTCTTAAAGACGAAGCGGGGCATTTATACTAATGCACTTTATGGGTTTGTGCAGATGCTGGAGAATGCTATCGACAAGATTGCGCCGACCCATGTGGTGGTGTGTTTTGATATGAAGGGCAAGACTTTTCGCTCGGAGATATTTAAAGATTATAAGGGGACTCGGCAAAAGACACCCAGTGAGTTGGAGCAGCAGTTTCCGTTGGTGCGGGAAGTACTGAAGCGCATGAATATGCCGGTGCTGGAATCGCCGGTTTATGAAGCTGATGACATTGCGGGCACGCTATCAAAAATGGCGGAGGACGCCGGTATGCAATCCATTCTTCTCACCGGGGATAAGGATTATTTTCAGTTGGTATCGCCGAAGACTCAAGTGCTCTTAACGAGAAAGGGCATTACAGAGATGGACGTGGTCGATGTAGCCTACCTCCGCGATGAGTATGACCTTGAGCCGGGACAATTCATCGATTTGAAGGCACTGATGGGCGATGCCTCGGACAATATTCCCGGTGTGCCCGGCATTGGCATTAAGACAGGCTTGAAGCTTATTCATGAGTATACGACCTTAGAAAATCTCTATGACAGTTTGGAAGGCATGAAGGCGACGAAGCAAAAGGAAAAGCTTGTTGAAAATAAAATTCAGGCTTTCATGTCAAAAAAACTGGGCACTATAGTACGCACCGTCCCTCTGGACGTGAGCCTCGAAGATTTACAAAGACAAGCCTATGACTATGATACTCTCGCCGATCTCTATCGCGAGTATGAGTTAACGACCTTGCTCCATAGACTTCCGGAAGCTTATCAAAAGGAAGAGATAAACGCCGTCAGTGAGGATGTGTTGAAAGTTCGAGATGTGCAACCGGATCAATTGGCGGCAGAGATTCAGCGCGCAGGATCCTTTGCGTTTCACTTTATTACCGACGGCAAGATCTATCGCGGGGTGACACCGCTGTTACTTGGAGTGAAGGTCAAAGATATGGCGCCAACGGTCTTGACTTTTTCAGAGACCATGCTTCAAACCCTAAAGCCGGTCTTTGAAGATGGCAGTATCGAAAAGTTGGGCCACGGCATCAAAGAGGACTTGCTCATTCTCATGTACTACGGTGTGGCGATAGCCGGTTTGGTACACGATGGGGAAATTGCCGCATACCTCCTCAATGCGACACAGTCCAACTATGACATTGCCCATGTGGCACAACAATATTTGGCGACCACGTTTAAAGATGAAGAGGAGCTCCTGGGGAAAGGTGCTAAGCGAAAGGCTTTTGGCGATTTGGCCGACGATGAGCTTAGCGATTATCTGGCTTTTTATCTCAATGCCTGCTACCAATTGTATGAGGTTCAGCATGACAAGCTGGAAGAACAGGGGATGCATGAACTTTACAACAAGGTGGAACTGCCTCTGGCCGAAGTACTTGCTTCCATGGAGCTTGTCGGCATCCACACCGATGTGGCGGTATTAGATGCCATCGGCGCGGATTTGGAAGCGAAGATTGAGGCCTTGACGACGTCTATTCACAAACAAGCAGGTGAGACCTTTAACATTGGTTCACCGAAGCAGTTGGGCACTGTTCTTTTTGAAAAAATGGGTCTGCCGGTGATGAAAAAGACAAAGACCGGCTATTCCACATCGGTTGAGGTGCTGGAGAAGCTGGTCGAGGCCGATCCTATCATCGCCGACATTTTAGCCTATCGCAAGTTTACCAAGTTGAAGTCTACCTATGTCGATGGCTTACGAGCTATTATCAATCCTCTTACCGGCCGGATTCACTCTAACTTCAATCAGACGGTGGCCGCTACCGGGAGAATTTCGTCTCAAGATCCGAATCTTCAAAATATTCCCATTAAAAATGAAGAGGGCCGTCTGATCCGAAAAGCTTTTCTGGCCAGTGACGGATGCAAGTTGGTAGACGCGGATTATTCACAAATTGAGCTGCGTGTGCTTGCCGCCATCACCGGAGATGAGCACATGATCCAAGCTTTTAATGAAGGGATCGACATTCATCGCAAGACTGCCTCGGAGGTCTTTAAGCGGCCTTTAGACGAGGTGACAAGTCATGAGAGGTCTCAGGCAAAGGCGGTGAATTTCGGGATTGTCTACGGTATTTCCGATTACGGTCTTTCTCAGAACTTAAATATTCCGAGAAAAGTGGCTAAGGAATACATTGATAATTATCTGGACAACTTTAAAGGTATCAAAGCATATATGACGGACGAAGTTGCTGAAGCAAAAAAGCGAGGCTATGTCGAAACCATACTCCATCGTCGTCGCTACATTCCTGAACTCAGTGCGAAAAATTTCAATATTCGTCAGTTCGGTGAGCGGGTAGCCATCAATATGCCGATTCAGGGTTCGGCGGCAGATATTATTAAAATTGCCATGGTCAAAGTCTATGCACGCCTAAAAAAACAACAGATGAAGAGCCGGCTGATTCTGCAAATTCACGACGAATTGGTAGTTGATGCGGCGGCGGATGAAGTGGAGGCGGTCAAAACGCTGATGCACGAACTTATGGAGCACGCCGTAGATATGGATGTGGAGCTTCTTATCGATATGAATGTGGGAGATAATCTCTATGAAACCAAGTAA
- a CDS encoding S-layer homology domain-containing protein, giving the protein MKKYRVVEKKMFLKLFFLMILFALGNRSEKVYAATLPEGVPENTAYILEETQIGVSIYYDKNFQEIGFVASGLQGPEPTEHNTRRGLDLIAQIGQNGPDPRILQGNILANLKDEETKLLKPEGNSFFSYKYRLTLYEDLELPHFTMIRNDITIVSANSAQPQRIYPQKEWNMNQLYLFTATKTFGSDPTVHLSFENVILDGDNRVQGIDVIWDNELYLINVVLQNFTTKDFPSYDSGWGGAIDLNTSSKLFADGVQFINNSTKLGNGLGGAIAMEKSTQATIKNSLFKGNQADFGGAIGVQADSSMTTVPTLNLENVLFEENIATSSGGAIYLGDDGIYAQASITGDSRFEKNKAGGAGGGAIFTTQYSYQNPADRNKYQNLMIADTVVFQGNQARYFLFPPDNYQDFTNLAFSENSFKGAGNRLEYSLLNHYDINYYPNPSRLVKYVFESADTSKPLPEELNNLLPQASYAAEGSRIVPEPPKVPEFIVDGGVWIFDTWKPQEGSVPTGDGELLFTGIWKFTKEEDPQPAPQPEPEHGNPWYIDVSGINMLPDPVKTEVHKAYLKGYPESVVLPEGNMTRAEAVAVVARLQGYTFDDGGHTVFSDTAQDGWYNKYINAAFAHNLLVEKSGEPFRPDDAITRAELAKLIQPLDKTNSAVAPFEDVKGHLYEDALNQAYGNGRITGYPDGTFRPDAAINRAEVATLLNRLYDRKADVESLKALENQSLLKSFTDLKPTHWAYFEVMEAANSHEYVRRSMGSIVEDWLRLIQDSVE; this is encoded by the coding sequence ATGAAAAAATACCGTGTAGTAGAGAAAAAAATGTTTTTAAAACTTTTTTTCTTGATGATCCTCTTTGCCTTAGGGAACAGATCCGAAAAAGTTTATGCAGCAACATTGCCCGAAGGTGTACCGGAGAATACAGCCTATATTTTAGAAGAGACCCAAATAGGCGTATCTATTTATTACGATAAGAATTTTCAGGAGATTGGCTTTGTAGCGTCCGGATTGCAAGGCCCTGAACCTACGGAGCATAATACACGACGGGGTTTGGATTTAATTGCGCAAATAGGACAAAATGGTCCGGATCCTCGAATTCTTCAAGGGAATATTCTGGCAAACTTAAAAGATGAAGAAACAAAATTACTGAAGCCTGAAGGTAATTCCTTTTTTTCGTATAAGTATCGTTTGACTCTTTATGAAGATTTAGAATTACCTCACTTTACCATGATTCGAAATGATATAACTATTGTTTCAGCCAATTCAGCACAACCTCAAAGGATTTATCCTCAAAAAGAGTGGAACATGAATCAACTGTATTTATTTACAGCGACAAAAACGTTCGGGAGTGATCCGACAGTGCATCTATCTTTTGAAAATGTCATTCTGGATGGAGATAATCGGGTTCAAGGAATTGATGTCATCTGGGACAATGAACTTTATCTTATCAATGTAGTGTTGCAAAATTTTACTACTAAAGATTTCCCGTCTTACGACAGTGGATGGGGTGGTGCTATAGACCTGAATACTTCCAGCAAACTGTTTGCTGATGGCGTACAGTTTATCAACAATAGTACAAAATTGGGAAATGGTCTGGGCGGTGCTATTGCTATGGAAAAATCCACACAGGCTACCATCAAAAATTCTCTCTTCAAAGGAAATCAAGCTGATTTTGGTGGCGCTATTGGTGTCCAAGCAGATTCTAGTATGACAACCGTACCGACATTAAATTTGGAGAATGTACTTTTTGAAGAAAACATCGCAACGAGTTCTGGCGGTGCCATTTATCTCGGGGATGATGGTATCTATGCTCAGGCAAGTATTACCGGGGATTCAAGATTTGAGAAAAATAAGGCCGGTGGAGCGGGAGGCGGAGCTATCTTTACAACACAATATAGCTATCAAAATCCTGCTGATCGGAACAAATACCAAAATCTTATGATTGCGGATACGGTCGTTTTTCAAGGGAATCAGGCAAGGTATTTCTTATTCCCTCCGGATAACTATCAGGATTTTACCAATTTAGCTTTTTCTGAAAATAGCTTTAAAGGCGCTGGGAATCGTTTAGAATATTCCTTATTGAATCATTATGATATTAACTACTATCCAAATCCGTCGCGATTGGTAAAGTATGTTTTTGAAAGTGCCGATACTTCTAAACCTTTACCTGAAGAACTGAATAATCTGCTGCCTCAGGCTTCGTATGCTGCGGAAGGTTCAAGGATTGTCCCTGAACCACCTAAAGTTCCGGAATTTATCGTAGATGGGGGAGTATGGATTTTTGATACTTGGAAACCTCAAGAAGGTAGTGTCCCAACAGGCGACGGTGAGTTACTGTTTACAGGCATTTGGAAATTTACCAAAGAGGAAGATCCTCAACCCGCACCTCAACCTGAGCCTGAACATGGAAATCCTTGGTATATAGATGTCAGTGGTATAAACATGCTCCCTGATCCTGTCAAGACAGAAGTTCACAAAGCCTACTTAAAAGGCTACCCTGAAAGTGTGGTTCTTCCGGAAGGGAATATGACGCGCGCTGAGGCCGTGGCTGTAGTCGCGCGGTTACAAGGATATACTTTCGATGATGGAGGGCATACGGTTTTCTCAGATACCGCACAAGATGGCTGGTATAACAAGTATATCAATGCTGCCTTTGCTCACAATCTGTTGGTGGAAAAATCCGGTGAGCCTTTCCGACCTGACGACGCTATTACTCGGGCTGAATTGGCTAAACTCATCCAACCTTTAGATAAAACCAATAGTGCAGTCGCTCCTTTTGAGGATGTTAAAGGACACTTATACGAAGACGCGCTCAATCAAGCCTATGGAAATGGACGTATTACCGGCTATCCTGACGGGACATTCCGTCCTGATGCTGCGATTAACCGGGCTGAAGTAGCCACATTGCTCAATCGTCTTTACGATCGGAAAGCTGATGTAGAAAGTTTAAAAGCATTAGAAAATCAAAGTCTACTCAAATCATTTACGGATCTCAAACCAACCCATTGGGCTTACTTTGAAGTTATGGAAGCTGCCAATTCCCATGAATACGTACGTCGCAGTATGGGGTCAATCGTAGAGGATTGGTTGCGTTTGATTCAAGACAGCGTAGAATAA